CCCGGGATAGGCGCTGCCGATGATGCCGCACTCCAGCCCGGCGTGAATGGCCGTCACGGCGGGCTTCTTCCCGTACAGCGCCTCGTAGGAGGCGGTCATGGCCTTCAGGATCGGCGACTCCATGTCGGGGTTCCAGCCGTTGTAGGCGCCCGTGAGTTCCGTTTTGGCCCCGGCCAGCGTGAAGAGGGCGGCGATGGACTCGCCCAGCGCCTCCTTCTCGGTGTTGACCGAGCTGCGCAGCAGGCATTGGAGTTTCACCGTCCTGCCGTCCGACACCACGCGTGCGAGGTTCGTCGAGGTCTGCACCAGCCCGGGCATGGCCACCGACATCCGCTGCACCCCGTCGGGGCAGGCCGCAACGGCCTTGATCAGATTTCCGGCAACCTCCTTCGGCAGCATTTCGGCCGGTTTTCCGACCTCCGCGACCTTGACCGACACCGCGTCCTCGATGCCGGCGTACTCGGCTCTTACGGTCTCCTCGTAGGCTTTCACCGCAGCGGCGAACTCGTCGTAGTCCCTGGTTTCGACCAGCACCACGGCCTCGGCCTCGCGCGGGATGGCGTTGCGGAGTCCGCCGCCGTCCACCGACGCCAGCAGCACGTCGCACGGCGCGGCATTCAAAAAGCGGAACAGCACCTTGTTGGCGTTGGCGCGCTGGCAGACGATCTGGATGCCCGAGTGGCCGCCCTTGAGCCCCTTGACGCTGATCTTCGCAGCGGTATAACCGCCCGCGGGTGTCGGCTCGGCCTTGTAGCCGAAGGTCATATTGGCGTCGAGCCCTCCGGCGCAGCCCACGTAGAGTTCGCCCTCCTCCTCGGAATCGAGGTTCAGCAGGATGTCGCCGTGCAGCAGCCCCTTTTCCAGACCGTTCGCACCGTCCATGCCGGTCTCCTCGGTGGCCGTGAACAGGGCCTCCAGCGGCCCGTGCTTCAGCGTCCGGTCCTCCAGCACCGCGAGGATCGCCGCCACGCCGATACCGTTGTCGGCGCCCAGCGTCGTGCCGTCGGCCGTCACCCAGCCGCCGTCGATGTAGGCGTCGATGGGGTCCTTGGTGAAATCGAACTCCTTGTCGTTGTTCTTCTGCGGAACCATGTCGAGGTGGGCTTGCAGGATCACGCCCTTGCGGTCCTCCATCCCCTTCGAGGCGGGTTTGCGGACATAGACGTTGTGCGCCGCGTCCTCCTTCGATTCGAGGCCCTGCGCGCGGGCGAAATCGAGAATATAGCGGCGGATCTTCTCCTCGTGCGACGAGGGGCGCGGGATGCGGACGATCTCCGCGAAATGTTTCCAGACAAGCGCCGGTTTCAGCGCGACCAAATTACGGTCCATAATATTGAAGTTTAAGTGTTATATATCCATATCGTTCAAATCTCTCTCTTTCTCCGTCTCTTCCGTTCCGGCGGCCGCTGTCGCAGCCGGTCAGCGGCCCCCGGGAAGGGACAGGTCCGCCGCTCCGGGCCGGCGGCGGTCAACGGTCCCCGGTCCCGTCCTTTTCGACACTCCTGTCGAACGCCTCGACGATGTGTTTCACGAGCGGGTGGCGGACGATGTCGCGTTTGTCGAACTCCACGATGCCGATGCCGTCGACGCCCCGCAGAATCTCCATCGTGCGCACCAGACCGCTGTCCGACTTGCGCGGCAGGTCGATCTGCGTCACGTCGCCCGTGACGATGAACCGCGCATTGCGGCCCATGCGCGTCAGGAACATCTTGATCTGCGACAGGGTGGTGTTCTGCGCCTCGTCCAGAATGACGAAGGCGTTGTCCAGCGTGCGGCCGCGCATGTAGGCCAGCGGGGCGATCTGCACGGTCCCCTCTTCGAGGTGTTTCTGGAGCTTGGCCGGCGGGATCATGTCGTTCAGCGCGTCGTACAGCGGTTGCAGGTAGGGGTCCAGCTTCTCCTTCATGTCGCCGGGCAGGAAACCCAGCTTCTCGCCCGCCTCGACGGCCGGACGCGTGAGGATGATGCGCCGCACCTGCCGCTCCTTCAGCGCGCGGACGGCCAGCGCGATGGCCGTATAGGTCTTGCCCGAGCCGGCAGGCCCCACGGCGAACAGCAGGTCGTTCCTGTCGTAGAGTTTGACGAGCCGCTGCTGGTTGACCGTCCGGGCGCGGACGATCGTGCCGTTGTTGCCGTAGACGATCACGTCCTTGTCGACCGGGGCGTCGTCCTGCGCGATGCCGCCCGCGAAACACTGTTCGATGACCTCGGCCGAGACGTGGCCGTATTTGACATAGTAGGCCGCAAGCCCCTCCATGCGTTTGGCGAAACGCTGCGTGTCGGCCTCCGGGCCGAGGACCTTGAGCGACTGCCCGCGCGCGACGATCTTCAGCGTGGGGTGCAGCGATTTGATCTGTTCGAGGTAGACGTCCTGCGCCCCGTAGAGTTCGCGGGGATCGACGCCTTCGAGCATGATTTCCTTTCCGACAGTTTCCGTCATAGACCGATCAGAATAAATAGCCGAAGCTGAGCGCCACGTTATACGTACGGAGTTTGTCGAGCTGCCGCCCGTCGGGCAGCACCACGTCGTGTTTCGAGCGGAACTGGCCGTTGTAGCGCAGGTCGATCAGCAGGTGGCGCATCAGCACGATGCCCGCACCCACGGTGTACGACACCGAGGGACGCACGCGGCCGAAGTCCAGCAGGTCGCCGCCCGACTTCTGCTTGCAGTCGTTCATCACCGTGAAGACCGGACCGGCATAGATCCGCACGGGATTGAGCAGCCGCAGCGACGCCAGCACCGGAACGTCGATCGAATTGGACTTGAGGTTGATCTCGCTCCCGCCCTCGGGACGGATACGGAGGCCCTGGCGGACGTAGAGTATCTGCGGCTCGATGGCGAAGGCCCCGAGATTGACGGCCGTCGTGATACCGGCCTGCCAGCCCAGCTTGTTCTTCACGTCGGTTTCACTCATATTGGTCGTGTAGTCGGGGATATTGATACCGCCGACCACGCCCCACTCCACCCGCGCGCGGGGCCGTTGTGCGGCGGCGCCCGCCGCAATGGCTGCAAACAAAAGGGTCAGTACGATTCTGCGAAGCATCATTTTAATTCTTAATTTTTCATTTTCAATTGTATCGACGCCCAGAGCATGTAGGCCACGCACGCGGCGACGAAGAGCATGCCCAGGTGCGGATTGCCCCAGGCGCGGACGATCGCACCGCAGACGGGTCCCGAAACCGCCCCGGCCGAGATGGCCATGATCATCAGCCCGGCCACCTCGTTGGCGTTCTCCGGAACGGCCTTGGTGGCCACGGCGTAGAACGTGGCGAAGACGCACGCCATGGCGAAGCCCAGCACTCCCACGGCGGCGTAGATGGCGGCCTCGTTGCGCACGAACAGCAGCGCCGCGCACAACGCCAGCGCCCCGGTCATGTTCCAGGTCAGGTATTTCACGTCGGAGACCTTCACCAGCACCCACGCGCCGATCAATGTACCGACGATGCGGCAGGCGTAGAAGCCCGTGGTGGTGAGGATCGACGAGGGATTGTCGATCAGCCGCACCGACAAGAAGCCGATGCCCACGTCGGCGGCGATAAAGCACGCCACGCCCAGCGTCGAGAGCAGCACGGCACGGTTTTTCAACAGGCGGAAGCAGTCGGCGAGTCCCGCGGAGCGTTCTCTCTGCGCAGGTTCCGGCACCGGAGTCAGTTGCAGCCAGAGACCCCCGACCACCGTAAGGCCCGCATAGATCGGCAGCAGGAGCCGCCACGAACCCGTCGCGGCGACCAGCCCCGTGACGATCGGAGCCAGCAGCAGGAGCGAAGTGTTGCGGAATATCTGACCCACGGTGAGGTAGCTGGTCATCCTTTCGCCGGGAACGATGGTCGCCAGCAGAGGGTTGACGGCCACCTGGATCGCCGTGTTGCCGACGCCCAGCAGGCCGAAGCCCGCGAAATACCACCCCAGGGCGCAGTCCGCGCCGGCGGCATAGGGCGTCATCAGCCCCGCGACGGTGAAGCCGTAGCCCAGAAGCGCCGTGGCCTTGCGGCCCCAGCGGTTCATCAGCGCCGCGACCGGAGTCGAGAGCACCAGAAACCAGAGGAAAACCATCGTCGGCAGGAAGCTCACGGCGGCCTGCTGTCCGGGCGGGAATTCGGCGGCGATGCGGCCCGTGATCGGGGCCACCATGTCGCAGAAACCCATGATGAAGAAGCCCGCAAGCACGGGTCCGAGCAATCGTTTGTCTACTTTGTCTACACTCATCCGAGACGAAATTTCGGGTTCCAAATTTTTCAAAGTTACATTTTTTTCCGCAAAAAACGCGTTTCCGGCGGCGATTATTTCACAATTGCCCCTCACCGCCGCGCGGCGGACACGATCCAATAAACAAAAAACGTGCGAGATACGCAGCGGCGGCGGAACCGGCCGCAACGGGACAGCCCGGACCGCCCACCCGCCGCGGAAGCCGCCGTATCCATCGCCGCGGGGATGCCACACGCACGCGAAAAAGCGGCCAGCGAATCGACGGATCAGCCCGCCGCGCGAGAAAACGCCGCGCACCGTTTGGACGGGAACGCAGATTTTATTATATTTGGTGTCGTTACGACACTTTATCCGTCGGAAAGCCCCGCCGAACCGCTTCGGATTCGGTTTTGCGCCTCCGGCCTTTACGTAGCCCCGGCTACAAAAAACAACCTGCGCCCATGCTGCTCTTCGCACACATAAACCTGACGCTGCCGCTCGAAGACCCGATCCTGAAATTCCTGCTGATCCTGGTCATCATCCTCGCGGCTCCGCTCCTGCTGAACAAACTCAAAATCCCCTATCTGCTGGGGCTGATCATCGCAGGCGCGGTGATCGGACCCCACGGCCTCAACCTCGTGCTGCGCGACAGCAGCATCATCCTCTCGGGTACGGCCGGACTTCTGTACATCATGTTCCTCTCGGGACTGGACATGGACATGTCCGATTTCCGCCGCAACAGCTGGCGGAGCCTCATCTTCGGAGGCTACACCTTCTGCGTCCCGCTGGCCTTCGGCATCCTGGCCGGCTATTACATCCTCGGCTTCCCGATCTATTCGTCGATCCTGCTCGCAGGGCTGTTCGCCTCGCAGACGCTCATCGCCTACCCCATCGTCAGCAAACTGGGCATCGCCCGCGACAAGGCCGTCACGATCGCCGTCGGCGGCACGGTCATCACCGACACGCTGGCCCTGCTGCTGCTCACCGTGATCGTCGGCATGGCCACGGGCAACGTCGACGACATGTTCTGGTGGCGGCTCGCAGGCTCCGTCTCGCTCTGCATCGCCATCATCGTCTTCCTCTTCCCGCTGCTGGCCCACTGGTTCTTCAAGCAGGTCAGCGACAACGTCTCGCAATACATTTTCGTACTGGCGATGGTCTTCCTCGGGGCCTACCTCGCCCACATGGCCGGGCTGGAACCGATCATCGGCGCGTTCCTCTCGGGACTCGCGCTCAACCGCCTGATCCCCCGCACCTCGCCGCTGATGAACCGCATCGAGTTCGTCGGCAACGCCATCTTCATCCCCTTCTTCCTGATCGGCGTGGGCATGCTGATCGACTACCGCGCCTTCTTCCGCGACTGGGAGAGCCTCGAAGTGGCGGCCATTATGATCGTGCTGATCACGGCGGCGAAATTCGTCGCCGCATGGTTCACGCAGAAGACCTTCCGACTCTCGCCCGACCAGCGGACCGTCATCTTCGGCTTAAGCTCGGCCCACGTGGCCGCGACGTTGGCCGCCGTGATGGTCGGCTACAACATCATCCTGGGCCACACGCCCGACGGCGAGCCGATCCGCCTCTTGAGCGAAAGCGTACTCAACGGCACGATCCTGATGATTCTGGCCACCTGCACCGTGTCGACCTTCGCCACGCAGCGCGGCGCCCACAACATCGCCATGCGCAGTGCCCAGGACACCGGAGACAGGCAGCCGCGGCAGGAGGACCACATCCTGATCCCCGTGGCCGACGAACGCACGGCCGACGAACTGGTATGGTTGAGTTCGATGCTCAAGCGCGCCAAGGAGCCGAACGGACTATACGCCCTGCACGCCATCGACAACAAGGTGGAGGACCCGAACGTCGAGAAACGCGCCCAGAAGATCCTCGACGCGGCGGCGACGGCGGCTGCGGCGGGCGACATCTACCTCCAGGAGCTGATGCGTTACGACGTGAACATCTCGAACGCCATCGTCAGCGTCGTCCGCGAACGGAACATCACCGACATCGTGATGGGCATGCACCACGCCTCCCCGGCCGTGCCGGGACTGACGGGCATCCCCGGGGCGTCGGGTCCCGGCATCGGCAAAATGGCCGCCGACGTGCTGGCACAGAGCAACGTCACGACCTTCATCTACAACCCCGTGCAGCCGCTGAACACCATCAAGCGCCACCTGATCGTCGTACCCGAAAAGGCCGAGCAGGAGGCGGGATTCCAGATGTGGCAGCGCCGCATCCGCCGCCTGGCCGAAAACTCGGGGGCCAGAATCATCGTGTTCGCCCCGGAGGCCACGCTGGAATACCTCCGCCCCAAAGGCCGCAAGCACCCGGCCAACATCGACTTCGTGCCCTTCGCGCAATGGGACGACCTGCCGTCGCTCGAACACGACATCCGCGCCGACGACTGCCTCTGGTTCGTGATGAGCCGCCGCGACCGCGTCTCGTACAACCCCGTGATGAGCCGTATCCCGGCCTACCTCGAACATTTCTTCTCCGGATACAGCTCCGTACTGCTCTATCCCGTGCAGGCGGGCGACACCGAAAGCCGCTATATCTGACGGTTCGGAAGTACAAAATACCCGAAAAAGTTTTTCCCTTCGCGGATTTGCGCTATCTTTGCAAGTGATTCATGGTAGCGGCATTCCGGTCAGAATCCCGGTCGCGATGCGACAAGTCCCCGCCAAGGCCGGGATTTAGGGTGGGTCCAATTTGTAAACGCGGCCATAGGCCGCGACTACAGCGGTCGGAGTTGTAAAACGGAGCAAACAGCAGAATAAGAAAAAGATAAGATATGAGCCTTGTAGCAATCGTGGGCCGTCCGAACGTCGGCAAAAGCACCCTCTTCAACCGCCTCGTGGGCGAACGGAAGGCCATCGTCGACGCGACGGCCGGAACCACCCGCGACCGCCATTACGGCAAGACCGACTGGAACGGCAAGGAGTTTTCCATCATCGACACGGGCGGGTACACCGTCAATTCGGAGGATATTTTCGAAGACGAAATCCGCCGTCAGGTCCTGCTGGCCATCGACGAGGCCGACGTGATCCTCTTCCTCGTGGAGGTACGCACCGGCATCACCGACCTCGACATGCTGATGGCCGACATCCTGCGCCGCACCTCGAAGAAGGTGATCCTCGTCTGCAACAAGGTCGACAACAACGACCAGATCTACTCCTCGCACGAGTTCTACGCCCTGGGACTGGGCGATCCCTACTGCATCTCGTCGATGTCGGGAAGCGGCACGGGCGACCTGATGGACGCCATTCTGGACGCACTGCCCGTGGAAACGGCCTCCGAGGAGGACGAAGACCTGCCCCACATCACCATCGTGGGGCGTCCCAACGTCGGCAAGTCGTCGCTCACGAACGCCCTGCTGGGCGAGGAGCGCAACATCGTGACCTCCATCGCCGGGACCACCCGCGACTCGATCCACACCCGCTACAACAAATTCGGCATGGATTTCTACCTCGTCGACACGGCCGGCATGCGCAAGAAGGGCAAGACGATGGAGGACCTCGAATTCTACTCGGTGATGCGCTCGATACGCGCCATCGAAAATTCGGACGTCTGCATCCTGATGATCGACGCCCGGCAGGGACTCGAATCGCAGGACCTGAACATCCACAACCTGATCGTCCGCAACCGCAAGGGATGCGTGATCGTGGTCAACAAATGGGACCTGATCGAGAAGGACAGCAACACGATGAAGGAGTGGACCGAGTTCCTCCGAAAGAAACTCGCTCCGTTCAACGACATTCCGATCATCTTCACCTCGGTGCTGAACAAACAGCGCATCTTCGACGTGCTGCAAACCGCCATCCGCGTCTACCAGTCGCGCAAACGCCGCATCCCGACCTCGGAGCTCAACGACTACATGCTGCCGCTGATCGAGAACTACCCGCCCCCCGCAACCAAGGGCAAGTATATCAAAATCAAGTATGTGACCCAGCTTCCGACGCCGACGCCGCAGTTCGCGTTCTTCGTCAACCTGCCGCAGTACATCAAGGAGCCTTACCGCCGCTTCCTCGAAAACAACATGCGCGACCACTGGGATTTTTCGGGAGTCCCGGTGCAGATTTACTTCCGGCAGAAGTAGGTCTCCGGACGGAATTGCAGCCCAAGCGGCTGAAAATCCCGAAAAATCCCGTGCTGACAACCTCCCCAAACCCCTCCTTGAAAGGAGGGGCTTTCATTACGGGACTTCCGATGCAGATTTTCTTCCGGCAGAAGTAGGTTCCCGGACGGGATTGCAGCCCAAGCGGCGGCCAACCTCGAAAAATCCCGTGCTGACAACCTCCCCAAGCCCCTCCTTGAAAGGAGGGGCTTTCATTACGGGACTCCCGGTGCAGATTTTCTTCCGGCAGAAGTAGGTTTCCGGACGGGATTACAGCCCAAGCGGCGGCCAACCCCGAAAAATCCTGTGCTGACAACCACTCCAAACCCCTCCTTGAAAGGACGCCGTGCCTGCCTCACGTTATGCTTTCCGCAGGGCCGTCGACCGGTTTTACGTCAAAAAAGGATTGACGACCCGGTTCACATATTTTTTCCGGAACTCGGACTCCCGGTACACGTAATCCACCGCCGTGAACCGGATTTCGTCCCCGGACTTGCTGATTCCGGACCGCAGGGCCTCTATCTTCCCGTCGCAACGCGC
This Alistipes shahii WAL 8301 DNA region includes the following protein-coding sequences:
- a CDS encoding cation:proton antiporter, which gives rise to MLLFAHINLTLPLEDPILKFLLILVIILAAPLLLNKLKIPYLLGLIIAGAVIGPHGLNLVLRDSSIILSGTAGLLYIMFLSGLDMDMSDFRRNSWRSLIFGGYTFCVPLAFGILAGYYILGFPIYSSILLAGLFASQTLIAYPIVSKLGIARDKAVTIAVGGTVITDTLALLLLTVIVGMATGNVDDMFWWRLAGSVSLCIAIIVFLFPLLAHWFFKQVSDNVSQYIFVLAMVFLGAYLAHMAGLEPIIGAFLSGLALNRLIPRTSPLMNRIEFVGNAIFIPFFLIGVGMLIDYRAFFRDWESLEVAAIMIVLITAAKFVAAWFTQKTFRLSPDQRTVIFGLSSAHVAATLAAVMVGYNIILGHTPDGEPIRLLSESVLNGTILMILATCTVSTFATQRGAHNIAMRSAQDTGDRQPRQEDHILIPVADERTADELVWLSSMLKRAKEPNGLYALHAIDNKVEDPNVEKRAQKILDAAATAAAAGDIYLQELMRYDVNISNAIVSVVRERNITDIVMGMHHASPAVPGLTGIPGASGPGIGKMAADVLAQSNVTTFIYNPVQPLNTIKRHLIVVPEKAEQEAGFQMWQRRIRRLAENSGARIIVFAPEATLEYLRPKGRKHPANIDFVPFAQWDDLPSLEHDIRADDCLWFVMSRRDRVSYNPVMSRIPAYLEHFFSGYSSVLLYPVQAGDTESRYI
- a CDS encoding porin family protein, which translates into the protein MLRRIVLTLLFAAIAAGAAAQRPRARVEWGVVGGINIPDYTTNMSETDVKNKLGWQAGITTAVNLGAFAIEPQILYVRQGLRIRPEGGSEINLKSNSIDVPVLASLRLLNPVRIYAGPVFTVMNDCKQKSGGDLLDFGRVRPSVSYTVGAGIVLMRHLLIDLRYNGQFRSKHDVVLPDGRQLDKLRTYNVALSFGYLF
- a CDS encoding MFS transporter, with the translated sequence MSVDKVDKRLLGPVLAGFFIMGFCDMVAPITGRIAAEFPPGQQAAVSFLPTMVFLWFLVLSTPVAALMNRWGRKATALLGYGFTVAGLMTPYAAGADCALGWYFAGFGLLGVGNTAIQVAVNPLLATIVPGERMTSYLTVGQIFRNTSLLLLAPIVTGLVAATGSWRLLLPIYAGLTVVGGLWLQLTPVPEPAQRERSAGLADCFRLLKNRAVLLSTLGVACFIAADVGIGFLSVRLIDNPSSILTTTGFYACRIVGTLIGAWVLVKVSDVKYLTWNMTGALALCAALLFVRNEAAIYAAVGVLGFAMACVFATFYAVATKAVPENANEVAGLMIMAISAGAVSGPVCGAIVRAWGNPHLGMLFVAACVAYMLWASIQLKMKN
- a CDS encoding PhoH family protein, encoding MTETVGKEIMLEGVDPRELYGAQDVYLEQIKSLHPTLKIVARGQSLKVLGPEADTQRFAKRMEGLAAYYVKYGHVSAEVIEQCFAGGIAQDDAPVDKDVIVYGNNGTIVRARTVNQQRLVKLYDRNDLLFAVGPAGSGKTYTAIALAVRALKERQVRRIILTRPAVEAGEKLGFLPGDMKEKLDPYLQPLYDALNDMIPPAKLQKHLEEGTVQIAPLAYMRGRTLDNAFVILDEAQNTTLSQIKMFLTRMGRNARFIVTGDVTQIDLPRKSDSGLVRTMEILRGVDGIGIVEFDKRDIVRHPLVKHIVEAFDRSVEKDGTGDR
- a CDS encoding aminoacyl-histidine dipeptidase, whose amino-acid sequence is MDRNLVALKPALVWKHFAEIVRIPRPSSHEEKIRRYILDFARAQGLESKEDAAHNVYVRKPASKGMEDRKGVILQAHLDMVPQKNNDKEFDFTKDPIDAYIDGGWVTADGTTLGADNGIGVAAILAVLEDRTLKHGPLEALFTATEETGMDGANGLEKGLLHGDILLNLDSEEEGELYVGCAGGLDANMTFGYKAEPTPAGGYTAAKISVKGLKGGHSGIQIVCQRANANKVLFRFLNAAPCDVLLASVDGGGLRNAIPREAEAVVLVETRDYDEFAAAVKAYEETVRAEYAGIEDAVSVKVAEVGKPAEMLPKEVAGNLIKAVAACPDGVQRMSVAMPGLVQTSTNLARVVSDGRTVKLQCLLRSSVNTEKEALGESIAALFTLAGAKTELTGAYNGWNPDMESPILKAMTASYEALYGKKPAVTAIHAGLECGIIGSAYPGLDMISFGPTICYPHSPDEKVEIASVGKFYDFLVDTLRNVPEK
- the der gene encoding ribosome biogenesis GTPase Der; amino-acid sequence: MSLVAIVGRPNVGKSTLFNRLVGERKAIVDATAGTTRDRHYGKTDWNGKEFSIIDTGGYTVNSEDIFEDEIRRQVLLAIDEADVILFLVEVRTGITDLDMLMADILRRTSKKVILVCNKVDNNDQIYSSHEFYALGLGDPYCISSMSGSGTGDLMDAILDALPVETASEEDEDLPHITIVGRPNVGKSSLTNALLGEERNIVTSIAGTTRDSIHTRYNKFGMDFYLVDTAGMRKKGKTMEDLEFYSVMRSIRAIENSDVCILMIDARQGLESQDLNIHNLIVRNRKGCVIVVNKWDLIEKDSNTMKEWTEFLRKKLAPFNDIPIIFTSVLNKQRIFDVLQTAIRVYQSRKRRIPTSELNDYMLPLIENYPPPATKGKYIKIKYVTQLPTPTPQFAFFVNLPQYIKEPYRRFLENNMRDHWDFSGVPVQIYFRQK